In Cloacibacterium caeni, a single window of DNA contains:
- a CDS encoding GSCFA domain-containing protein has product MKFRTEVHIPISEKKILLTDSIFSVGSCFAAEMSQLLKNGQMQTLCNPFGTIFNPFSLNIAIKNLHDCKKYKEEDLILYNQEYISLNHHTSFNSFYAHKTLERINQNIETGNQFLQKTNWVIITYGTSFIYEFLPKNQLVANCHKIPQKFFSKRLLTDEELKNSITETIENLKDICENDVQILFTVSPVRHTKDGMTENQLSKSKLICALHETLPHFENCHYLPIYEIMIDDLRDYRFYKEDLIHPNNQAIQYIWEKFGNAYFSEEVKDFITENYKIKVALEHRPNDEKSPKYLEFLEKLKEKIALQQQKVKHKIF; this is encoded by the coding sequence ATGAAATTCAGAACAGAAGTCCATATTCCTATTTCTGAAAAGAAAATCCTTTTAACCGACAGCATTTTTTCTGTCGGTTCTTGCTTTGCTGCAGAAATGTCTCAACTGCTCAAAAACGGACAAATGCAAACACTTTGCAATCCTTTTGGAACGATTTTTAACCCATTTTCGTTGAATATCGCCATCAAAAATCTACACGATTGCAAAAAATATAAAGAAGAAGATTTAATTCTTTATAATCAAGAGTACATTTCTCTAAATCACCACACTTCTTTCAACAGTTTTTATGCACATAAAACTCTAGAAAGAATCAACCAAAATATAGAAACAGGAAATCAATTTCTACAAAAAACCAATTGGGTGATTATCACCTACGGAACTTCATTTATCTACGAATTTTTGCCTAAAAATCAATTGGTGGCGAACTGTCATAAAATTCCGCAAAAGTTTTTCAGCAAAAGACTTTTAACAGATGAGGAATTGAAAAATTCCATCACAGAAACCATTGAAAATCTAAAAGATATTTGCGAAAATGACGTTCAGATTCTATTTACGGTTTCACCAGTTCGTCATACCAAAGATGGAATGACCGAAAATCAATTGAGTAAATCTAAGTTGATTTGTGCACTTCATGAAACACTTCCCCATTTCGAAAACTGTCATTATTTACCGATTTACGAAATCATGATAGACGATTTGCGTGATTACAGATTTTACAAAGAAGACTTAATTCATCCTAATAATCAAGCCATTCAATACATTTGGGAAAAATTCGGGAATGCTTATTTTTCAGAAGAAGTAAAAGATTTCATTACCGAAAACTACAAAATAAAAGTAGCCTTAGAACACAGACCGAATGACGAAAAATCTCCAAAATATTTGGAATTTTTAGAAAAATTAAAAGAAAAAATAGCACTTCAACAACAGAAAGTGAAGCATAAAATTTTCTAA
- a CDS encoding polyprenyl synthetase family protein, which produces MEFIDRYQEIVAKAIEKHSFKNKPTELYEPMNYIISHGGKRLRPIMVLMANELFGGDIEKAMKPALAIEFFHNFTLIHDDIMDEAPLRRGKPTIHTLHGINIGILSGDALLIKAYQFFEDLEPELFKECIKIFSETGAVLCEGQQMDVNFETMENVTYDDYIEMITNKTGVLSAASFQIGALIAGAKKEDAELLYNFGKHIGIAFQIMDDYLDVFGNVEQFGKKHAGDIYENKKTVLYLLAMEHANEAEKKELDFWYSKKTENVDKIYSVEKIFRRNKVDEKVLRLIQKHNEIGHDFLKQIDAPEEKKKPFIELANYLLRRNS; this is translated from the coding sequence ATGGAATTCATAGACAGATATCAAGAAATAGTTGCCAAAGCAATTGAAAAACACTCCTTCAAAAATAAGCCAACCGAACTTTACGAACCCATGAATTACATCATTTCTCATGGCGGAAAAAGATTAAGACCTATCATGGTTCTCATGGCTAATGAACTTTTTGGTGGAGACATAGAAAAAGCAATGAAACCAGCTCTTGCCATAGAGTTTTTCCATAATTTTACACTCATTCATGATGATATTATGGATGAAGCACCACTCAGAAGAGGAAAACCTACCATTCATACTTTGCACGGAATTAATATCGGCATTCTTTCTGGCGATGCATTACTGATAAAAGCTTACCAATTTTTTGAAGATTTAGAACCAGAACTTTTCAAAGAATGTATTAAAATTTTCTCTGAAACAGGTGCTGTTCTTTGTGAAGGTCAACAAATGGATGTGAACTTCGAAACCATGGAAAACGTAACCTATGATGATTACATAGAAATGATTACCAACAAAACAGGAGTTCTAAGTGCCGCTTCATTCCAAATTGGAGCACTCATTGCTGGTGCCAAAAAAGAAGATGCAGAACTTCTTTATAATTTCGGAAAACACATTGGTATTGCCTTCCAAATTATGGATGATTATTTAGATGTTTTTGGAAATGTAGAGCAATTCGGTAAAAAACACGCCGGAGATATTTATGAAAACAAAAAAACCGTGCTTTATCTCCTTGCGATGGAACATGCCAATGAAGCAGAGAAAAAAGAACTCGATTTCTGGTATTCTAAAAAAACTGAAAATGTAGACAAAATCTACAGCGTAGAGAAAATTTTTAGAAGAAATAAAGTAGACGAAAAAGTGCTTAGACTGATTCAAAAACACAACGAAATAGGTCACGATTTCTTAAAACAAATTGACGCACCAGAAGAAAAGAAAAAACCTTTCATTGAATTGGCCAATTATTTATTGAGAAGAAACTCTTAA
- a CDS encoding inorganic phosphate transporter translates to MDFPLLLIIIIALALIFDFINGFHDAANSIATIVSTKVLSPFQAVLWAALWNFVAFFFAAYVIGEFKIGNTIAKTVNENYITLEVIFSGLIAAIAWNLLTWWFGIPSSSSHTLIGGFLGAALMHALVLDYNAVALAHPDFTIIEKLKLAFSELFTQNVVKYEKVIPIFLFIFLAPIIGMIVSVIITLIIVYFSKKSNPHKADQQFKKWQLFSSALFSLGHGLNDAQKVMGIIGAAVIYYHVNMIGGTDVYATMESADRFNHFTTDYIWVPFVSFLAIGLGTMSGGWKIVKTMGTRITKVTPLEGVSAETAGAITLFLTDHLGIPVSTTHTITGSIIGVGLTKRVSAVRWGVTISLLWAWIITIPISAVIAALCYLGVIAL, encoded by the coding sequence ATGGATTTTCCCTTACTATTAATCATCATTATTGCACTTGCATTAATTTTTGATTTTATCAACGGTTTCCACGATGCCGCGAATTCTATTGCAACCATAGTTTCTACTAAAGTACTTTCGCCGTTTCAGGCAGTATTATGGGCTGCACTTTGGAATTTTGTTGCTTTTTTCTTTGCAGCATACGTCATCGGAGAATTTAAAATCGGTAATACCATCGCCAAAACAGTAAATGAAAATTACATTACCTTAGAAGTGATTTTTTCAGGATTGATTGCGGCTATCGCTTGGAATTTATTAACCTGGTGGTTTGGTATTCCTTCATCATCATCACACACACTTATCGGTGGTTTCTTAGGTGCTGCTCTCATGCATGCTTTAGTTTTAGATTACAATGCTGTAGCTCTTGCTCACCCAGATTTTACCATTATTGAAAAATTAAAACTTGCTTTTTCGGAACTTTTTACACAGAATGTGGTTAAATATGAAAAGGTAATTCCTATCTTTTTATTCATCTTCTTAGCACCAATTATTGGGATGATTGTTTCGGTAATCATTACTTTAATTATTGTATATTTTTCTAAGAAATCTAATCCACACAAAGCTGATCAACAGTTTAAAAAATGGCAGTTGTTTTCTTCTGCACTTTTCAGTTTAGGTCACGGATTAAATGACGCTCAAAAAGTAATGGGAATCATAGGTGCTGCAGTTATTTACTACCACGTAAATATGATTGGTGGTACAGATGTATATGCCACTATGGAAAGTGCTGATCGTTTTAATCACTTCACCACAGATTACATTTGGGTACCATTCGTATCATTTTTAGCCATTGGTTTAGGAACAATGAGTGGTGGTTGGAAAATTGTAAAAACCATGGGTACTAGAATTACTAAAGTGACTCCATTAGAAGGTGTAAGTGCTGAAACAGCTGGTGCTATTACCTTATTCCTTACCGATCACCTTGGTATTCCTGTATCTACTACACACACTATTACAGGTTCTATTATTGGTGTAGGTCTTACCAAAAGAGTTTCTGCAGTAAGATGGGGAGTTACCATCAGTTTACTTTGGGCATGGATAATTACTATTCCTATCAGTGCAGTTATTGCAGCATTATGCTATCTTGGTGTAATCGCTTTATAA
- a CDS encoding DUF47 domain-containing protein has protein sequence MGIGNIFRAFQPKDKIFFVLFEQVAEKLIDMSKEFHEGITDFDINDDTLLKKMSDYEHQMDDLTHEIFVQLGENFITPFDREDINYLAAGLDDIADYLFASAKYIYLYKSPEVKQYSELSLLIYKSCVEIQNAIKNLKEFANPKEVKESCIKINSYENIADDVLSQGIVDVFESNDPIKIIKVKSVLEYLEIVTDKAEDVANTIENIVIKYA, from the coding sequence ATGGGAATTGGAAACATTTTCAGAGCATTTCAACCAAAAGACAAAATTTTCTTTGTATTGTTTGAACAAGTAGCAGAAAAATTGATAGACATGTCAAAAGAATTTCACGAAGGAATTACAGATTTTGACATCAATGATGATACTTTGTTAAAAAAAATGAGTGATTACGAGCATCAAATGGATGACCTTACTCACGAAATTTTTGTGCAATTAGGTGAAAACTTCATCACTCCTTTTGACAGAGAAGATATTAATTATCTTGCAGCTGGTTTAGATGACATCGCAGATTATTTATTTGCTTCAGCTAAATACATCTATTTATACAAGAGCCCAGAAGTAAAACAATATTCAGAGCTTTCTTTATTGATTTACAAATCTTGTGTAGAAATTCAAAACGCAATTAAAAACTTAAAAGAGTTTGCAAATCCTAAAGAAGTTAAAGAATCTTGCATCAAAATTAATTCTTACGAAAACATTGCAGATGATGTACTAAGCCAAGGAATTGTAGATGTTTTTGAAAGCAATGACCCTATCAAAATCATTAAAGTAAAATCAGTTTTAGAATATCTAGAAATCGTAACTGATAAAGCGGAAGACGTAGCCAATACCATTGAAAACATTGTTATTAAATACGCATAA
- a CDS encoding DUF2490 domain-containing protein: MIRKFCIIFIFTFAIFAKSQTNSSEHLSGFAVVSLNYKHNPKWNAYLELQERSIEDFSKPDYYEIKGGIGYNLNKSNQFFVGLGRYATYKESKIANEEFRIWLQHTYSINVDKLKIDNRIRLEKRFFHNAITDVNTNDERYRFRTALTLPLNSDKMAPKTIFANAFDELFIGPNGDLFKRNRIFGGVGYVLSSSVSTNLGYMWQRELNPNLRSLHFLYLAFNFTLDRAKLGHHEPYNVAD; the protein is encoded by the coding sequence ATGATACGCAAATTTTGCATTATCTTCATTTTTACTTTTGCTATTTTCGCAAAATCTCAAACCAATAGTTCAGAACATCTTTCTGGTTTTGCTGTAGTTTCGCTCAATTACAAACATAACCCAAAATGGAATGCTTATTTAGAATTACAAGAACGTTCGATAGAAGATTTTAGCAAACCTGATTATTACGAAATCAAAGGTGGAATAGGTTATAATCTTAATAAAAGCAACCAATTTTTCGTGGGATTAGGAAGATACGCAACCTACAAAGAAAGCAAAATTGCCAATGAAGAATTCAGAATTTGGTTACAACACACTTACTCCATTAATGTAGATAAATTAAAGATTGACAATAGAATACGTCTGGAAAAACGTTTCTTTCATAACGCAATTACAGACGTTAACACCAATGACGAAAGATACAGATTCAGAACTGCATTAACACTGCCTCTTAACAGTGATAAAATGGCTCCAAAAACCATTTTTGCGAATGCTTTTGACGAGCTTTTCATTGGTCCAAATGGAGATTTATTCAAGAGAAATAGAATTTTCGGAGGTGTAGGATATGTATTGAGCTCAAGCGTTTCTACCAATCTAGGCTATATGTGGCAAAGAGAACTTAATCCTAACCTTAGAAGCTTACATTTCTTGTATTTGGCCTTTAATTTTACCTTAGACAGAGCTAAACTCGGGCATCACGAACCTTATAACGTAGCAGATTAA
- a CDS encoding DEAD/DEAH box helicase has product MNLFTESNLSPDLLKAIGELGYEQPTEIQKQTIPFILSDTRDLIALAATGTGKTAAFSLPILDMIDDASRKIQLLVLCPTRELCLQITKDIKNYTKYLPNLKTTAVYGGSSITDQIRSLREKPQIIVGTPGRVIDLIGRKALDFSEIHWLVLDEADEMLSMGFKDDLETILNETPSEKQTLLFSATMSKEVERITKNYLTNPHRISVGSINEVKKNIKHEYYVVGYRQKKEALKRLLDANPNQYSIIFCRTRMETQEVADFLMQNAYAADALHGDLSQAQRDTVMKKFRLKNIDILVATDVAARGLDVNSLTHVIHYSLPDDPEVFVHRSGRTGRAGKDGISMSLIKPEESRKLKQIKLSTKIEIVEKKIPTGEEIIKAQVEGVFEKLFTEHEELFTFDDSLIPDLSAFSKEELVHKLLQLQLRDLALFYKDKQDLADQKLSNDRDDRGSRRDRDRDRGRDRGRDRGDRSERRSDRDGGRERGGKPKRRNENMTRFFFNLGKRDNLKKMDMLEIINKATAKSKKRADIGDIEILEKFSFFEVEKSFKDEVLKGLQTQKFKGKDMRAEVAN; this is encoded by the coding sequence ATGAATTTATTTACGGAATCCAATTTAAGTCCTGATTTATTGAAGGCAATTGGCGAACTCGGCTACGAACAGCCGACAGAAATCCAGAAACAGACTATTCCTTTTATCCTTTCGGATACTCGCGATCTCATCGCACTTGCGGCAACAGGAACAGGCAAAACAGCAGCATTTTCGCTTCCGATTCTGGATATGATAGACGACGCAAGTCGTAAAATCCAGTTATTAGTGCTTTGCCCTACTCGTGAACTTTGCCTTCAGATTACCAAAGACATTAAAAACTATACAAAGTACCTTCCTAACCTAAAAACTACCGCAGTTTATGGAGGAAGCAGTATTACAGACCAAATTCGTTCACTTCGTGAGAAACCACAGATTATTGTAGGAACTCCAGGACGTGTAATTGATTTAATTGGTAGAAAAGCTTTAGATTTTTCAGAAATCCATTGGCTCGTTTTAGACGAAGCTGATGAAATGCTTTCTATGGGTTTCAAAGATGATTTGGAAACTATTTTAAACGAAACTCCTTCTGAAAAACAAACGTTACTTTTCTCTGCTACAATGAGCAAAGAAGTAGAACGTATTACCAAAAATTATTTGACCAATCCACACAGAATTTCTGTAGGTTCTATTAACGAAGTTAAGAAAAACATTAAGCACGAATATTATGTGGTAGGTTACAGACAGAAAAAAGAAGCTCTAAAAAGATTATTGGATGCCAATCCTAATCAGTATTCTATTATTTTCTGTAGAACAAGAATGGAAACTCAGGAAGTTGCAGATTTCTTGATGCAAAATGCTTATGCAGCAGATGCACTTCATGGTGATTTATCTCAAGCACAAAGAGATACGGTAATGAAAAAATTCCGTTTGAAAAACATCGATATTTTAGTTGCAACAGACGTAGCAGCTAGAGGTTTAGATGTAAATTCTCTTACGCACGTAATTCACTACTCGCTTCCGGATGACCCAGAAGTTTTCGTACACAGAAGCGGTAGAACTGGTAGAGCTGGTAAAGATGGTATTTCTATGTCTTTAATTAAACCTGAAGAATCTAGAAAACTAAAACAAATCAAACTTTCTACAAAAATTGAAATTGTAGAGAAGAAAATTCCAACGGGTGAAGAAATCATCAAAGCTCAAGTAGAAGGTGTTTTCGAAAAACTGTTTACAGAACACGAAGAGCTTTTCACTTTTGACGACAGCCTTATCCCAGATTTATCTGCATTCTCTAAAGAAGAATTGGTTCATAAATTGTTACAATTACAATTAAGAGACTTAGCGCTTTTCTACAAAGACAAACAAGACTTGGCAGACCAAAAATTATCTAATGACAGAGATGACAGAGGCAGCAGAAGAGATCGTGACCGTGATAGAGGAAGAGATAGAGGAAGAGACAGAGGAGATAGAAGCGAAAGACGTTCGGACAGAGACGGAGGAAGAGAAAGAGGTGGAAAACCAAAACGCAGAAACGAAAACATGACCAGATTTTTCTTTAACCTTGGTAAAAGAGACAATTTAAAGAAAATGGACATGCTAGAAATCATCAATAAAGCTACGGCTAAATCTAAGAAACGTGCAGACATAGGTGATATAGAAATTCTAGAAAAATTCTCATTCTTCGAAGTTGAAAAATCTTTTAAAGATGAAGTTCTAAAAGGTTTACAAACTCAGAAATTCAAAGGAAAAGATATGCGCGCCGAAGTGGCCAACTAA